From a single Kitasatospora azatica KCTC 9699 genomic region:
- the nirD gene encoding nitrite reductase small subunit NirD codes for MNTVEVDDGQNWTRVCEFDDLIPGRGVAALLADGTQVAVFRTRGGELYALSNRDPFSGAYVMSRGLTGSRGGLPVLVSPMLKQVFDLRTGHCLDEEITPDGNSAHLRVWPVRVASDEMAVC; via the coding sequence ATGAACACGGTAGAAGTCGACGACGGCCAGAACTGGACCCGAGTCTGCGAGTTCGACGACCTGATCCCCGGCCGCGGCGTCGCCGCGCTGCTGGCGGACGGCACCCAGGTGGCGGTCTTCCGCACCCGCGGCGGCGAGTTGTACGCGCTGTCCAACCGTGACCCGTTCAGCGGCGCCTACGTCATGTCGCGCGGCCTGACCGGCAGTCGCGGCGGGCTGCCGGTGCTGGTCTCGCCGATGCTCAAGCAGGTCTTCGACCTGCGCACCGGGCACTGCCTGGACGAGGAGATTACGCCGGACGGCAACTCGGCCCACTTGCGGGTCTGGCCGGTCCGGGTGGCTAGCGACGAGATGGCGGTGTGTTGA